One window of Methanogenium organophilum genomic DNA carries:
- a CDS encoding MarR family winged helix-turn-helix transcriptional regulator — MERERITNKLGILYWSNQKILKKILPHPIIPGQVAAFIYLTQDAEIRQDELVSKIGVDKAIGTRVIKKLNEGGYVRRRSDPEDHRVLLLSLTDDGAAMKRDIIEVLTSLNKSLLKGFTDEEQEMTLSLLNRIIANTDQVLSDISEESAWEC, encoded by the coding sequence ATGGAACGCGAACGCATAACAAATAAGCTTGGAATCCTTTACTGGTCCAATCAAAAAATCCTTAAAAAAATTTTGCCCCACCCCATCATTCCGGGCCAGGTGGCAGCCTTCATCTATCTCACACAGGATGCTGAAATACGACAGGATGAACTGGTATCCAAAATTGGCGTAGATAAGGCAATAGGCACGAGGGTGATAAAAAAACTCAATGAGGGAGGATATGTCCGGCGGCGCAGTGACCCGGAAGACCACCGGGTTTTACTACTCAGTCTCACTGATGATGGTGCCGCGATGAAACGGGATATTATTGAGGTTCTCACCTCCCTTAACAAATCCCTTTTGAAGGGTTTTACCGATGAGGAGCAGGAGATGACCCTCAGTCTTTTGAACCGGATAATCGCAAACACGGACCAGGTACTCTCTGATATATCTGAAGAATCAGCCTGGGAATGTTGA
- a CDS encoding TetR/AcrR family transcriptional regulator: MTNQLIIWAIYFGINLRWKNSSPAGGPDTLYRKRVPWNIHRPNIKRSRCGQGTLFNYFPTKEDLINALLFEVRGKLSRSMGKDLQTQSTFHDKLKKIWYNMTEWGLNNPDDFLFAGQFCSSPYITSYTREEVSKEYVFLYDLVQEGITNGDIRDNSIMLVTAMLYQSHRTVVNLILESKPQNIDEIIEDGFQIIWGGLAKN; this comes from the coding sequence GTGACAAACCAGCTAATTATATGGGCAATATATTTCGGAATAAATTTGAGATGGAAGAACAGCTCTCCTGCAGGCGGCCCTGATACTCTTTACAGAAAGAGGGTTCCATGGAACATCCACCGCCCAAATATCAAAAGAAGCAGATGTGGCCAAGGTACGTTATTCAATTATTTCCCTACGAAAGAGGATCTTATTAATGCCCTGTTGTTTGAGGTGAGGGGAAAATTAAGTCGCAGCATGGGGAAAGATCTCCAGACACAGAGCACCTTTCATGATAAGCTTAAGAAAATCTGGTATAATATGACCGAATGGGGACTCAACAACCCGGATGATTTTCTTTTTGCCGGACAATTCTGTTCCTCTCCGTATATTACGAGCTATACACGTGAAGAAGTATCAAAAGAGTATGTATTCCTTTATGATCTTGTGCAAGAAGGAATAACAAATGGCGACATCAGGGACAATTCCATAATGCTGGTCACAGCAATGCTTTATCAGTCTCACAGGACGGTAGTAAACCTGATTCTGGAATCAAAACCGCAGAACATAGATGAGATCATTGAGGATGGTTTTCAGATTATCTGGGGTGGACTAGCCAAAAATTAA
- a CDS encoding cupin domain-containing protein produces MDKSDLRESTIFPKGEELPAMFSEYFSGKVWLNMLVGRDNEFNCPIGNVTFEPGCINNWHRHPGGQILLVTGGRGYYQEEGKPARELKTGDVVLISSNVKHWHGAAHDSWFVHLSVETNIDAGPAEWLEPVAEEEYLALK; encoded by the coding sequence ATGGATAAATCAGATTTACGTGAAAGCACAATCTTTCCAAAAGGAGAAGAGCTTCCGGCAATGTTCAGCGAATATTTTTCAGGCAAAGTATGGCTTAACATGCTGGTTGGAAGGGACAATGAATTTAATTGTCCTATCGGCAATGTGACATTCGAACCCGGATGCATAAATAACTGGCATAGGCACCCCGGAGGTCAGATACTGCTCGTCACAGGCGGACGCGGTTATTACCAGGAAGAAGGAAAGCCTGCACGGGAACTTAAAACAGGTGATGTAGTGCTAATCTCTTCAAATGTAAAACACTGGCATGGTGCAGCACATGACAGCTGGTTCGTCCATCTTTCCGTAGAGACAAACATTGACGCAGGTCCTGCTGAATGGCTGGAACCGGTGGCTGAAGAGGAATATCTCGCTTTAAAATAG
- a CDS encoding alpha/beta hydrolase: MSEITENKREASEKTFELSKKVTVESVSYKNKYGITVAADMYLSKDIDTSKQYPALIIGTPYGGVKEQGAGIYAQNMAERGFVAIAFDESYNGESSGEPRQISSPDLFVEDFSAGVDFLGTRDFVDRDKIGAIGICGSGAFSITAAQVDPRIKAVATASMYDMSRMLRKGWEDTMTDEQRAQALVQLGEQRWKDFENGSPLLPDGFPGEPADSIPEGLDPITSEFFEYYAMKRGHHPNAGAAFTVTSTMSFMNFPLMNYIETISPRPILFIIGENAHSRYFSEDAYEMAAEPKELVIIPGARHIDLYDRTDMIPFDKLESFFSKNLG, encoded by the coding sequence ATGTCAGAAATTACCGAAAACAAAAGAGAAGCCAGCGAAAAAACCTTTGAACTCAGTAAAAAGGTAACGGTAGAAAGCGTATCCTACAAGAACAAATACGGAATTACCGTTGCAGCGGATATGTACCTGTCAAAGGATATTGACACGTCGAAGCAGTATCCGGCACTTATTATCGGAACACCATATGGTGGGGTAAAAGAGCAGGGCGCCGGCATTTACGCACAGAATATGGCCGAACGTGGATTCGTTGCCATTGCGTTCGACGAATCATATAACGGAGAAAGCAGTGGAGAACCTAGACAGATCTCTTCTCCGGATCTGTTCGTTGAAGACTTCAGTGCAGGAGTAGATTTCCTTGGAACAAGAGACTTTGTAGACAGAGATAAGATCGGAGCTATCGGCATCTGTGGAAGCGGAGCGTTTTCAATCACTGCAGCACAGGTTGACCCGCGTATCAAAGCAGTAGCAACTGCAAGCATGTATGATATGAGCAGGATGCTACGAAAGGGATGGGAAGACACGATGACTGATGAACAGCGTGCCCAGGCGTTGGTTCAGCTTGGCGAGCAGAGATGGAAAGACTTTGAAAATGGCAGTCCATTACTGCCTGACGGATTCCCCGGTGAACCGGCTGACTCAATTCCGGAAGGATTAGACCCGATTACCAGTGAATTCTTTGAATATTATGCAATGAAGCGTGGACATCATCCGAATGCAGGAGCAGCATTCACTGTGACAAGCACTATGTCATTTATGAATTTCCCGTTGATGAACTATATTGAGACAATTTCACCACGGCCAATCCTGTTCATCATCGGTGAGAACGCTCACTCCAGGTATTTCAGTGAAGATGCCTATGAGATGGCTGCTGAGCCAAAAGAACTGGTAATCATTCCGGGAGCACGACACATTGATCTATACGACAGAACTGACATGATTCCGTTTGACAAACTCGAGTCGTTCTTTTCAAAAAATCTGGGGTGA
- a CDS encoding cupin domain-containing protein produces the protein MMRINTSKLLPVFGLILGLLLLTTSIAGCTSPVQNETEPIGVDTASVKSDENTVEAKTEPVFEKGMLAEGPLGQMFQGDVWVKMLGSGDGYNSYDVIFSEGARTHWHSHTEIQLLYILSGEGWYQEEGKPAQLLRVGDSVEIPANVTHWHGATADSSFEHLGVTMNPESEQTERFDPVSDEEYANLAANAQENVYPSPEIVMPDPGYVDPETLTFELSDDVTVQKVTYKNRFGIELAGHLYYAKDLDLSEKHPAIVIGPPYGGVKEQGPGIYAQDMARRGFVALAFDPSYNGESGGEPRHTASPEIFVEDFSAGVDFLGTRDFVDREKIGAIGICGSGGFAITATEVDPRIKAVATASMYDISSMTRDGFGYTMTDEQRAATLESVAEGRYETFESGYARQPETPRAPADSVPEGLNPVMSEFFEYYSMERGFHPNALPGFTASSTMGFMNFPMMNYIDTISPRPILFIMGENAHSRYYTEEAYEKAAEPKELVIVPGARHIDLYDGGDNNYIPFDKLEEFFNQYLE, from the coding sequence ATGATGAGAATTAATACCTCTAAATTATTACCCGTTTTTGGTCTGATATTAGGCCTGCTCTTACTTACAACATCAATTGCCGGATGTACTAGTCCGGTGCAAAATGAAACTGAACCAATAGGTGTAGATACTGCGTCCGTAAAATCTGATGAAAATACTGTCGAAGCAAAAACCGAACCCGTTTTTGAGAAAGGGATGTTAGCAGAAGGTCCTTTGGGCCAGATGTTCCAGGGAGATGTCTGGGTAAAGATGCTCGGCTCAGGTGACGGATATAATTCCTATGACGTGATATTCTCAGAAGGAGCCAGAACGCACTGGCATTCGCATACAGAGATACAGCTGCTGTACATTCTTAGTGGAGAAGGCTGGTATCAGGAAGAAGGAAAGCCCGCACAACTCTTAAGAGTTGGAGATTCTGTGGAGATCCCTGCAAACGTTACGCACTGGCATGGAGCAACTGCTGATAGTTCTTTTGAACATCTGGGAGTTACTATGAATCCCGAATCAGAACAGACTGAACGGTTTGATCCTGTAAGCGATGAAGAATACGCTAATCTTGCCGCAAATGCACAGGAAAATGTCTATCCAAGTCCGGAAATAGTAATGCCTGATCCTGGTTATGTGGATCCTGAAACTCTCACCTTCGAGCTCAGTGATGATGTCACTGTCCAAAAAGTGACCTACAAAAACAGATTTGGCATAGAGCTTGCAGGCCATCTGTATTATGCAAAAGATCTGGATCTGTCTGAGAAGCACCCGGCAATCGTTATAGGACCTCCATATGGCGGAGTAAAAGAACAGGGGCCGGGAATCTACGCACAGGATATGGCCAGAAGAGGATTTGTTGCTTTAGCGTTTGATCCTTCATACAACGGAGAGAGCGGAGGAGAACCCAGACACACCGCATCTCCGGAGATATTTGTCGAAGACTTCAGTGCCGGAGTAGATTTCCTTGGAACACGGGACTTTGTAGACAGGGAAAAAATCGGAGCTATCGGCATCTGTGGAAGTGGAGGATTCGCCATTACTGCAACAGAAGTCGATCCGAGAATCAAGGCAGTAGCAACTGCAAGCATGTATGATATAAGCAGCATGACAAGGGACGGATTCGGCTACACCATGACCGACGAACAGCGTGCTGCAACCCTTGAGAGTGTAGCAGAAGGAAGATACGAGACCTTTGAGAGCGGATACGCACGTCAGCCCGAGACTCCAAGAGCACCGGCAGATTCTGTTCCGGAAGGCCTTAACCCTGTAATGAGTGAGTTCTTCGAGTATTACAGTATGGAGAGGGGATTCCATCCGAATGCATTGCCCGGCTTTACCGCATCCAGCACTATGGGATTCATGAACTTCCCAATGATGAATTACATCGACACCATATCACCACGTCCGATACTGTTCATCATGGGAGAGAATGCACACTCCAGGTACTACACCGAGGAAGCTTACGAGAAGGCTGCTGAGCCAAAAGAACTGGTAATTGTTCCGGGAGCACGGCATATTGATCTGTACGACGGCGGAGACAACAATTATATCCCCTTCGATAAGCTGGAAGAATTTTTTAACCAATATTTGGAATAA
- a CDS encoding DUF3737 family protein encodes MGQNTNDNLNRRKNKGEIPIANTTSPECVDHKEKITEYNGLNLDGERALYGIQNATISNCIFDGPRDGESALKESQDIYVSDCDFRLRYPFWHVKNAQMENSRMTETCRAALWYCKHMTIKNCHMGGIKAVRECEDVNIEDCTIQSSEFGWFSNKIMVKNTELESEYPFLQSSDILLDNFVLNGKYSFQYVENVEIRNSRLDTKDAFWHSKNVTVSDSIVKGEYLGWYSENLKLVGCKIIGTQPLCYAKGLILEDCEMIDCDLAFEYSDVHATITGPITSVKNPCSGHISADSIGEVILDENQSSDASCVIEVRMDGHTSSEEQPLTFADGCGRMQCEGDHISEICQCDK; translated from the coding sequence ATGGGTCAAAACACCAATGACAATTTAAACAGAAGGAAAAATAAGGGGGAAATTCCCATTGCTAACACCACATCCCCTGAATGTGTTGACCACAAAGAGAAAATTACTGAATATAATGGCTTAAACCTGGATGGAGAGCGTGCCTTATATGGTATACAGAATGCAACAATCAGCAATTGTATATTTGATGGCCCCCGTGATGGAGAATCCGCTTTAAAAGAAAGTCAAGACATATACGTTTCAGATTGTGATTTCAGGCTTCGTTATCCATTTTGGCATGTCAAAAACGCCCAAATGGAAAATAGTCGTATGACAGAAACATGCCGTGCCGCATTATGGTATTGTAAACACATGACAATAAAAAATTGTCATATGGGCGGCATTAAAGCAGTACGGGAATGTGAAGACGTCAATATTGAAGACTGTACTATTCAGTCATCCGAATTTGGATGGTTCTCAAACAAAATAATGGTAAAAAATACGGAGCTCGAGTCTGAATATCCATTCTTACAGAGCTCCGACATTTTGCTAGATAACTTTGTATTGAATGGTAAATACTCATTTCAGTATGTAGAAAATGTTGAAATCAGGAATTCCCGTCTGGATACAAAAGATGCGTTCTGGCACAGCAAAAATGTCACAGTATCTGACAGTATTGTAAAAGGCGAATACCTGGGATGGTACTCGGAAAATCTCAAACTTGTCGGCTGTAAAATAATCGGAACCCAGCCGCTCTGTTATGCAAAAGGGCTGATTTTGGAGGATTGTGAAATGATCGATTGTGATCTTGCATTTGAATACAGCGATGTGCATGCTACAATTACCGGTCCGATTACCAGTGTAAAAAATCCATGCAGCGGACATATCAGTGCAGATTCGATCGGAGAGGTAATACTGGATGAAAATCAGTCATCTGATGCTTCATGTGTTATCGAAGTCAGGATGGACGGGCACACCTCCTCTGAGGAACAGCCCCTGACTTTTGCGGATGGATGTGGCAGGATGCAGTGCGAGGGTGACCATATCTCAGAGATCTGCCAGTGTGATAAATAA
- a CDS encoding cyclophilin-like fold protein, with translation MKIIPDSDGTKWMLICFGILLLAISGTGCTEQDNMDHINTIVQSDVHPSEQTVTAEQGQNPALSDMSVKITSQGHIATFRLYDTIAAKELYEQLPLELDLTNFQDAQWMFYPPKRLNVTAQEAYHDGKKGELSYYEPWGDVFMLYEDFYAGDEMHPLGICISGIDEIANMSGSVQIEKNDLGPEEEDEKMQISVQANEETTIFELNRGNAAKELYEQLPITVDVEDFGSNEKIFYPPKKLDTTNTPMANAKDGTLAYYAPWGDVVMFYANFGSADGLYELGNVVSGGEHIKNMSGTILVEKR, from the coding sequence ATGAAAATTATCCCTGATTCTGATGGAACCAAATGGATGTTGATTTGTTTTGGAATACTGCTGCTGGCAATTTCAGGCACAGGATGTACTGAACAAGACAACATGGATCACATAAATACCATTGTTCAATCGGATGTACATCCATCCGAACAGACTGTTACAGCAGAGCAGGGGCAAAATCCGGCTTTATCGGATATGAGTGTTAAGATCACTTCACAGGGACATATAGCAACATTCCGGCTATATGATACAATTGCTGCCAAAGAACTGTATGAACAACTGCCACTGGAACTGGATCTAACGAATTTCCAGGATGCACAGTGGATGTTCTACCCGCCAAAGAGACTGAATGTCACTGCACAGGAGGCGTATCATGACGGTAAAAAGGGCGAACTCAGCTACTATGAGCCATGGGGTGATGTGTTCATGCTCTATGAGGATTTCTATGCCGGTGACGAGATGCATCCTTTAGGTATATGCATCTCGGGAATTGATGAGATTGCCAATATGTCGGGCAGCGTGCAGATCGAAAAAAATGACCTTGGTCCGGAAGAGGAGGATGAAAAAATGCAAATCAGTGTTCAGGCAAATGAAGAAACGACTATATTTGAGCTCAATCGCGGGAACGCTGCAAAAGAACTCTATGAACAGTTGCCCATAACGGTCGATGTTGAAGATTTCGGCAGTAATGAAAAGATATTTTATCCACCCAAAAAGCTCGATACAACGAACACACCTATGGCAAATGCAAAAGACGGAACACTTGCATATTATGCCCCATGGGGAGATGTGGTAATGTTTTATGCTAATTTTGGCTCTGCAGACGGTTTGTACGAGTTGGGCAATGTCGTATCAGGCGGTGAGCATATCAAAAATATGTCAGGCACAATACTGGTTGAGAAACGGTAA
- a CDS encoding MFS transporter yields MIKKLNLDESWTGFIGATFSLVVIYAASSAPIPLLNTYLQTLHLTSGDLSMTAVAYFIGCVISLLMFARVSDYLGRRPVALATLGLAAISCLIFIYVQSGSMLLAGRFVQGIASGLASSAITAYIADNAPASPKWISAAVISGSPVIGISIGAFGSGIIEEYAFGSLSLIYEIFIILLAFSAVLIAAGPETVKRTRGAITSIVPQISIPGNIHYLLPAAISIFVGTWAIGGFYQAFSSTMAADLLNSDSTVVAAAVLACLLTPQAIGSWMSGRLRSGAAQSLGILAFFLCMVAILYSLKSSLMIPFLIATVLAGLSQGAAFTGSMRSLLDKTTRQDRAGLLSSIYLISYSGAAIPNLIVARLASGFSLLEIAAGYVLLVALVCIIALFALNRNKRHDEKSGVQAGTQSQM; encoded by the coding sequence ATGATAAAAAAATTAAACCTGGATGAGAGCTGGACAGGATTTATAGGAGCAACATTTTCCTTAGTTGTTATATATGCAGCCTCGTCTGCCCCTATTCCTCTTTTAAACACCTATCTTCAAACCCTTCATCTAACGAGTGGAGATCTCTCCATGACAGCGGTTGCGTACTTTATCGGGTGTGTAATATCGCTGCTGATGTTTGCCAGAGTATCAGATTATCTGGGGCGGCGTCCGGTGGCACTTGCTACATTAGGACTAGCTGCTATCTCGTGTCTAATATTTATTTACGTTCAGAGTGGATCAATGCTTTTGGCCGGAAGATTTGTACAGGGAATTGCTTCTGGTCTGGCATCCAGTGCAATTACAGCATATATAGCAGATAATGCACCGGCATCTCCAAAATGGATAAGTGCGGCAGTTATCAGTGGATCTCCTGTGATTGGGATCTCAATTGGTGCTTTTGGCAGCGGTATCATTGAGGAGTACGCTTTCGGTTCACTGTCACTCATATATGAGATATTCATTATTCTGCTTGCATTTTCTGCAGTGCTGATTGCAGCAGGTCCCGAGACGGTAAAACGTACCAGAGGTGCCATCACCTCCATAGTTCCACAAATATCTATACCTGGAAATATCCACTATCTTCTTCCGGCTGCAATTAGTATCTTTGTTGGAACCTGGGCAATCGGTGGATTTTATCAGGCTTTCAGTTCAACAATGGCAGCAGACCTGCTTAACTCAGATAGTACCGTAGTAGCTGCAGCAGTGCTTGCCTGTTTACTGACACCCCAGGCGATCGGTAGCTGGATGAGTGGCCGTCTGAGATCTGGCGCTGCTCAAAGTCTTGGCATCTTGGCTTTTTTCCTGTGTATGGTGGCCATTCTCTATTCACTAAAATCCAGTCTCATGATTCCATTCCTGATAGCAACTGTACTTGCGGGATTGTCCCAAGGTGCAGCATTTACCGGAAGTATGCGCAGCCTGCTGGATAAAACCACCCGGCAGGACAGAGCAGGGCTACTTTCGAGCATTTATCTGATATCTTATAGTGGTGCTGCCATTCCAAATCTTATCGTAGCACGGTTAGCCAGTGGTTTCAGTTTACTTGAGATAGCAGCTGGATATGTCCTGTTAGTAGCACTAGTTTGCATAATTGCACTCTTCGCGTTAAACAGGAACAAGAGACATGACGAAAAATCAGGGGTACAGGCTGGGACACAATCCCAAATGTAA
- a CDS encoding DUF6508 domain-containing protein, with translation MHRESEIPTPENFEAVLAYRGQLDGAAILKGYEEEIRETGTCPPVNEFIRMLYDNNWLINTRWQGWADETTGYFEKPSLLCVAETETIRRILTVHVRIDRMMPGEIADIIKKGYMLSIVNRIEEIYDI, from the coding sequence ATGCACCGTGAATCAGAGATACCAACCCCGGAGAATTTTGAGGCAGTGCTTGCCTATCGGGGGCAATTGGACGGAGCAGCAATCCTGAAGGGCTATGAGGAGGAGATTCGGGAAACCGGGACCTGCCCGCCGGTGAATGAATTTATCCGAATGCTCTACGACAATAACTGGCTCATCAACACACGCTGGCAGGGATGGGCGGATGAAACAACCGGATATTTTGAAAAACCTTCCCTTCTCTGTGTGGCAGAGACAGAGACCATCCGCCGCATCTTAACCGTTCATGTCCGTATTGACCGGATGATGCCGGGAGAGATTGCTGATATCATTAAAAAAGGATACATGCTCTCTATTGTGAACCGGATTGAAGAAATATATGATATCTGA
- a CDS encoding SLC13 family permease, whose translation MLDMAIVFGTLILALVLFATGKIRYDIVALIALLIVTITGIVDPMDAFLGFGHPAVITVAAVLILSKGLQNSGLIDILTRWVARVGDGEVRQIFSLTGIVAILSAFMNNIGALALMMPVAIRTARKGGRSPSSLLMPIAFGSLLGGMVTLIGTPPNIIIASYRAQSGSDPFLIFDFAYVGVGVAICGILFISFFGWRLIPPRQSPASKEELFAVKDYLTEVRVPEKSKLAGKLVLDIGAATEAEVVVVGIIRDGRKIVAPSSLEKILEGDILIIEADSGDLQTLLDATRLELVGKADISEEMIGSDTVGIIEAIVKPDSPILDRTAYSANLRWIYGLNLLAVAREGGRIRDRLNRIRFQPGDILLLQGKKDALQSALPKIGCLPLAERGLRIGGKKMILLAVGIFGTALGISALGIMPVQITFSVAVVLMILTSIVSLRDAYESVEWPIIILLGAMIPVGQALETSGGAALIAGSIVAGASVFPPEATLVLLLIITMFLSDLVNNAASAVLMAPIAIGIALDLGASIDPFLMAVAIGASCAFLTPIGHQSNTLVMRPGGYLFTDYWRMGVMLEIIIVIVSIPLLLIFWPMY comes from the coding sequence ATGCTCGATATGGCAATTGTCTTTGGAACCCTCATCCTTGCGCTGGTCCTCTTTGCAACAGGCAAGATCCGTTATGACATTGTCGCCCTGATAGCGCTTCTGATAGTCACAATAACAGGCATTGTTGACCCGATGGATGCTTTTCTCGGGTTTGGCCATCCGGCGGTGATCACCGTAGCAGCTGTTCTGATTCTCAGCAAAGGGCTTCAGAATTCCGGTCTTATTGATATACTTACCCGGTGGGTTGCACGGGTTGGGGATGGGGAGGTGAGGCAGATCTTCTCACTCACGGGGATCGTCGCCATCCTTTCCGCATTTATGAATAATATCGGGGCGCTTGCCCTGATGATGCCGGTTGCAATCAGGACTGCCCGGAAGGGGGGGAGGTCTCCTTCCTCTCTCTTGATGCCGATTGCATTTGGCTCTCTCCTTGGTGGGATGGTAACCCTTATCGGGACTCCTCCAAATATCATCATCGCCAGCTATCGTGCCCAAAGCGGGAGTGATCCATTCCTAATTTTTGACTTTGCCTATGTCGGGGTTGGGGTTGCCATCTGCGGGATCCTCTTCATATCTTTTTTTGGGTGGAGGTTAATCCCACCACGGCAGAGTCCTGCCTCAAAAGAGGAGCTTTTTGCCGTCAAAGATTACCTGACCGAGGTCAGAGTTCCGGAGAAATCTAAACTTGCAGGAAAGCTGGTCCTCGATATCGGTGCTGCCACCGAGGCCGAAGTGGTGGTTGTCGGAATCATACGGGATGGGCGTAAGATCGTCGCACCGTCAAGCCTCGAGAAAATACTGGAGGGTGACATTTTGATCATCGAGGCGGATTCCGGCGATCTGCAGACTCTCCTGGATGCCACACGTCTTGAACTTGTTGGGAAGGCAGATATTTCTGAGGAGATGATCGGATCCGACACTGTTGGAATAATTGAGGCTATCGTAAAACCGGATTCACCGATCCTGGATCGGACTGCGTACTCAGCAAATCTTCGCTGGATTTACGGACTCAATCTTCTTGCCGTCGCACGGGAAGGGGGACGTATCCGGGATCGGCTGAACCGGATCCGGTTCCAGCCGGGAGATATCCTGCTTCTCCAGGGAAAGAAGGATGCACTCCAGTCAGCCCTTCCAAAGATAGGATGCCTCCCCCTTGCTGAACGGGGTCTTCGGATAGGAGGGAAGAAAATGATCCTGCTTGCGGTAGGAATATTCGGAACGGCCCTTGGAATATCTGCTCTTGGAATCATGCCGGTACAGATCACCTTCAGCGTCGCGGTTGTTTTAATGATCCTGACCTCTATTGTCTCTCTTCGCGATGCGTATGAGAGTGTGGAATGGCCAATTATTATTCTCCTTGGCGCGATGATCCCTGTTGGGCAGGCGCTTGAGACAAGCGGTGGCGCAGCTCTTATCGCCGGGAGTATTGTTGCCGGTGCATCTGTGTTTCCGCCGGAAGCAACGCTCGTCCTGCTTCTAATAATCACAATGTTCCTCTCTGATCTGGTGAACAATGCAGCTTCTGCGGTTTTGATGGCACCAATTGCAATCGGGATCGCGCTCGATCTCGGTGCCTCTATAGATCCGTTCCTGATGGCGGTTGCCATCGGTGCATCCTGCGCCTTTTTAACCCCGATTGGACACCAGTCAAATACGCTTGTCATGCGGCCGGGAGGATATCTCTTTACCGATTACTGGAGGATGGGGGTGATGCTTGAAATAATCATTGTCATCGTTTCGATACCACTTCTTCTCATCTTTTGGCCGATGTATTGA